CTGATATTGTTTTCTAGACAACCATGGTAAAAGCTTTGCATGAAGCACTAAGAAAACAGCACTTACAATTGCGCCTTTAATCAAATTGAATGGAATAATCCCAATCGTAACATATTTCGCTAGTGACATGCCTAAAAATTGCCCAGCAGACACACCGAATAATTTCAAATAAAGCGGTGTGATGACGAAATAGTTTGCGATACCCATGAAGACGGTTAACGCAATTATTCCTGTAGAAATTCCTAAAACTTTATTTGAAAGCTTATCGCTTCCCTGTTTGAAAAAATAATACATCGGTAAAGTGAAAACAGTTGTCGCAAAAAAGCTAGCGGCATCCCCGACTAAATTTTGTGGCGATGCACCCGTTGTAAACAGATGTAATACAGACCTTATAAAAGCTGTACTAATTCCAGCTAATGGACCAAATAAAAACATACTGATCATGACTGGAATATCGCTAAAATCAACTTTCAAGAAACTGAGCGCAGGTATGGGCATGATCGGAAATGCT
This sequence is a window from Enterococcus sp. 7F3_DIV0205. Protein-coding genes within it:
- a CDS encoding ECF transporter S component; the encoded protein is MRNNKVQKMVSVAMLAAIGVVLQFVAFPIMPIPALSFLKVDFSDIPVMISMFLFGPLAGISTAFIRSVLHLFTTGASPQNLVGDAASFFATTVFTLPMYYFFKQGSDKLSNKVLGISTGIIALTVFMGIANYFVITPLYLKLFGVSAGQFLGMSLAKYVTIGIIPFNLIKGAIVSAVFLVLHAKLLPWLSRKQYQLGDKKTIMK